The following proteins are co-located in the Marinomonas profundi genome:
- the mnmC gene encoding bifunctional tRNA (5-methylaminomethyl-2-thiouridine)(34)-methyltransferase MnmD/FAD-dependent 5-carboxymethylaminomethyl-2-thiouridine(34) oxidoreductase MnmC → MLTSYQLDSPELSWGEDGAPHSNLFDDVYFDKESGLEETRHVFLKNNQLSERWASLQKKTFVIAETGFGTGLNFLCAWQAFLTQAASDKQLHFISVEKYPLSKSMLTAALNMWPSLNHYSQPLIDAYPEVCHGFHHLELAQGRIQLSLWFGDAEDGFAALDADVDAWFLDGFAPSKNPQMWSDTLFKHIHRLSHQGTTFSTFTAAGIVRRGLKSVGFEVRKVKGFGQKREMTVGELNQPTPPLTERMSQGQSWFNLRSDSTAEVTKVLVVGAGLAGANTAYALAKQGIRVEVWEQGSVIAGGASGNPQGMLYPKLTTQDSFLNRFYLAAYLHATRFYSALDKQRTFWDPCGLIQLPKHDKEAERFQKLLQQQLYPKSVLQASTQKPGSLLLPLSGWVIPKKLCETLLSHPNIQLRLNTALKELQSTTLQPEDKTAIRWRAIAANHSDTFSHVVLCTANDTNELSNLPHLPIYPIRGQVAQMNIEDAVNACLQKGESAEKIDIEQVLCEFGYVSPPIDGLIHFGSTYDLKDQDTAVREEGHKRNLTILEDLLGLKGNTFKTEDCQGRVAFRCAVTDYTPIVGPIQSTEVYQQAYSTLSKNAKWRSDNIAELNQQLYVNIGHGSRGLISTPLSGRYIASLIAGTPSPLEQNVSHTLHPSRFIIRDLKRSQKV, encoded by the coding sequence TTGATAAAGAATCAGGCTTGGAAGAAACCCGCCATGTGTTTTTAAAAAACAACCAACTAAGCGAGCGTTGGGCCTCGCTGCAAAAAAAGACTTTCGTCATTGCGGAAACGGGGTTTGGCACCGGGTTAAATTTCTTATGCGCATGGCAAGCTTTTTTAACCCAAGCCGCCAGTGATAAACAGTTGCATTTTATCTCGGTAGAGAAATACCCACTAAGCAAAAGTATGCTGACAGCCGCGCTAAACATGTGGCCATCGCTAAACCATTACAGTCAGCCACTGATTGATGCCTACCCAGAGGTTTGCCATGGTTTTCATCATCTTGAGTTAGCACAAGGACGCATCCAACTGTCGCTTTGGTTTGGTGACGCAGAAGACGGTTTTGCCGCGCTTGATGCCGATGTCGATGCTTGGTTTCTGGATGGCTTCGCCCCCAGTAAAAATCCGCAAATGTGGTCAGACACACTTTTTAAGCACATCCATCGCCTGAGTCATCAAGGGACCACTTTTTCGACCTTCACCGCGGCCGGCATCGTGCGCAGAGGGCTGAAAAGCGTTGGCTTCGAGGTGCGTAAAGTCAAAGGCTTTGGTCAAAAAAGAGAAATGACCGTTGGCGAACTCAATCAGCCAACACCGCCGTTAACAGAGCGTATGTCACAGGGCCAATCTTGGTTTAACCTGCGCAGCGATAGCACCGCAGAAGTCACTAAAGTATTGGTTGTTGGCGCCGGGTTGGCAGGGGCAAACACCGCTTATGCGCTTGCCAAGCAAGGCATACGAGTGGAAGTGTGGGAACAAGGCAGCGTTATTGCTGGCGGCGCCTCAGGTAACCCACAAGGCATGCTTTATCCAAAACTCACCACCCAAGACAGCTTTCTCAATCGTTTTTATCTTGCCGCTTATTTGCACGCCACACGCTTTTACAGCGCGCTGGATAAGCAACGGACTTTTTGGGATCCGTGCGGCCTTATTCAACTCCCTAAACACGACAAAGAAGCAGAGCGCTTCCAAAAACTGCTGCAACAACAACTCTACCCTAAAAGCGTTTTGCAAGCCTCAACACAGAAGCCAGGCAGCTTATTATTACCTTTATCAGGCTGGGTCATCCCCAAAAAGCTCTGTGAAACACTCCTATCTCACCCGAACATTCAGCTCAGACTCAATACCGCACTAAAGGAACTGCAATCCACCACGCTCCAGCCAGAAGACAAAACCGCAATACGCTGGCGGGCCATTGCAGCCAACCATTCAGATACCTTCTCTCATGTTGTGTTATGCACGGCGAATGACACCAATGAACTCAGCAACCTTCCTCATCTGCCAATTTACCCAATTCGCGGACAAGTAGCGCAGATGAACATAGAAGACGCGGTCAACGCTTGCCTGCAAAAAGGCGAATCTGCCGAAAAAATAGACATTGAACAAGTATTGTGTGAATTTGGTTATGTTTCGCCGCCGATTGATGGTCTGATCCATTTTGGTTCGACTTATGATCTAAAAGACCAAGACACAGCGGTACGAGAGGAAGGACACAAGCGAAATCTCACCATTCTAGAAGATCTACTTGGCTTAAAAGGCAATACATTTAAAACAGAAGATTGCCAAGGCAGAGTCGCATTTCGTTGCGCCGTGACAGATTACACGCCGATTGTTGGCCCGATACAATCAACAGAAGTCTATCAGCAGGCGTATTCGACACTGAGCAAAAATGCAAAATGGCGATCCGATAACATCGCCGAATTAAATCAACAGCTTTACGTCAATATTGGCCATGGTTCGAGAGGCTTAATTTCCACCCCATTGAGTGGCCGCTACATCGCAAGTTTGATTGCCGGCACACCATCGCCCTTGGAGCAAAATGTCAGCCACACATTACACCCAAGCCGCTTTATTATTCGTGATTTAAAGCGCAGCCAGAAAGTCTAA
- the cysE gene encoding serine O-acetyltransferase, with the protein MNHDVTSDNLWQSLQAEADKLAQDEPILASYFNTTILRHDTLCSALSFLLASKLDSISIPAMVLREVFEEAMADTHSGIVRCIEQDILAIKERDAACDTFTTPLLFFKGFHALQTYRVANWLWKNNRKSLALYLQGQMSMVFSVDIHPAATIGCGVMLDHATGLVVGETCVIEDNVSILQSVTLGGTGKEHGDRHPKIRSGVLIGAGAKILGNIEVGEGAKIGAGSVVLEAVEHHTTVAGVPAKVVGHNTEEEPSRVMDHNINHCVRDCVE; encoded by the coding sequence ATGAATCATGACGTGACTTCTGACAATCTCTGGCAATCTTTGCAAGCAGAAGCAGACAAGCTTGCCCAAGATGAGCCTATTTTGGCCAGCTACTTTAACACCACTATTTTGCGTCATGACACATTATGTTCAGCATTAAGTTTTCTGCTTGCCAGCAAGTTAGACAGCATATCCATTCCCGCTATGGTATTACGAGAAGTATTCGAAGAAGCCATGGCAGATACTCACTCTGGCATTGTTAGATGCATCGAGCAAGACATTTTAGCCATAAAAGAACGTGATGCAGCGTGCGATACTTTCACCACGCCACTGCTGTTTTTTAAAGGCTTCCACGCGCTGCAAACCTACCGTGTGGCCAACTGGCTATGGAAGAACAACCGCAAGAGCTTAGCCTTGTACCTGCAAGGCCAAATGTCGATGGTGTTTAGCGTCGACATTCACCCAGCGGCAACCATCGGCTGCGGTGTCATGCTCGACCACGCCACTGGCCTTGTGGTCGGCGAAACCTGTGTGATTGAAGACAACGTCTCTATTTTACAATCGGTTACCCTAGGCGGCACAGGCAAAGAACATGGCGATCGTCACCCTAAAATACGCTCAGGCGTATTGATTGGCGCTGGCGCCAAAATCCTTGGCAATATTGAAGTCGGTGAAGGGGCAAAAATTGGCGCGGGCAGCGTGGTATTAGAAGCGGTTGAACACCATACAACCGTGGCGGGTGTGCCCGCCAAAGTTGTCGGCCACAATACCGAAGAAGAGCCATCCAGAGTCATGGATCACAACATCAACCACTGCGTTCGCGATTGCGTGGAATAA
- a CDS encoding YheU family protein: MDTLIPYDSLAPDTLDTILDDIVSRDGTDYGDYDLSVAQKRDQALRALRSGDAVLLFDTESETIKMIPKEALSHYDYGQA; encoded by the coding sequence TTGGATACGCTAATACCTTACGATTCGTTGGCCCCAGATACCTTAGACACTATTTTGGATGATATCGTCTCTCGTGACGGCACAGATTATGGCGATTATGATCTGTCTGTGGCGCAAAAACGTGATCAGGCGCTAAGAGCATTACGAAGTGGGGACGCTGTATTGTTGTTTGATACAGAGAGTGAAACCATCAAGATGATTCCGAAAGAGGCGTTAAGTCATTACGACTATGGTCAGGCATGA
- the ligA gene encoding NAD-dependent DNA ligase LigA gives MTHQQMLDLIQQLNDYSYAYHVKDAPIVPDAVYDRDYQLLQAIEAEHPDWVQADSPTQRVGEKPDSGFANVAHTVPMLSLDNAFDNASLSDFDQRIRKLLNTDQVTYCCEPKLDGLAISLRYENGRLVRGVTRGDGLSGEDITSNIKTIYSVPLKLRTKTPPAVLEVRGEIYLPKDGFEKLNALAIEQGEKTFVNPRNAAAGSLRQLDPKITAKRPLVMCAYSIGYVEGWEQPKSHYEGLLQLSEWGFRTNDLMATAEGAQGCIEYYERLNEKRASLSYDIDGIVYKVDQIAQQNQLGFIARAPRWAIARKFPAQEEMTRVLGVDFQVGRTGAITPVARLEPVFVGGVTVSNATLHNKDEIARLGVKVNDYVIVHRAGDVIPKVVQVVMDKRPDNAVEVVFPAACPVCGSDLEQVEGEAIIRCTGGLVCGAQLKESLKHFVSRKAMDIDGLGDKLIEQLVDQGLVKTPVGIFTLSEKKATLLSMERMGQKSVEKLLASIETAKNTQYNRFIYALGIREVGEATARALTNYFTELDELMAADQESLVGVDDVGPIVAQHVRLFFEQALNRETIQGLLDAGVVWEKKQQASADELPLIGKTYVVTGSLSQLSRDQVKDKLQALGAKVSGSVSAKTDCLVAGEKAGSKLTKAQSLNVPIIDEAGVIALLSQYGAI, from the coding sequence ATGACGCATCAGCAGATGCTGGACTTAATTCAGCAACTTAATGATTACAGCTATGCCTATCATGTGAAAGATGCGCCAATCGTGCCTGACGCCGTGTACGACCGTGATTATCAGTTGCTGCAAGCGATAGAAGCTGAGCACCCGGATTGGGTTCAAGCCGATTCCCCGACCCAGCGAGTGGGCGAAAAGCCAGACAGTGGTTTTGCTAACGTTGCCCATACTGTGCCTATGTTGTCGTTGGACAATGCGTTTGATAACGCGTCCTTGTCTGACTTTGATCAGCGCATTCGAAAATTACTCAATACCGATCAAGTGACTTATTGCTGTGAACCTAAGCTAGATGGCTTGGCGATTAGTTTGCGTTATGAGAATGGTCGTTTGGTGCGCGGTGTTACTCGCGGCGATGGCTTGTCTGGCGAAGACATTACCTCGAATATCAAAACGATTTACTCTGTGCCCCTGAAGTTACGTACTAAAACGCCGCCTGCGGTGTTAGAAGTGCGTGGTGAAATCTATCTGCCAAAAGACGGCTTTGAGAAGCTTAATGCCTTGGCGATTGAGCAAGGCGAAAAAACCTTTGTGAACCCGCGTAATGCGGCAGCAGGCAGTCTGCGCCAGCTTGACCCTAAGATCACCGCTAAGCGTCCCTTAGTGATGTGCGCTTATTCGATCGGCTATGTGGAAGGTTGGGAGCAGCCGAAAAGCCACTACGAGGGCTTGTTGCAGTTAAGCGAGTGGGGCTTTCGTACCAATGATTTGATGGCAACAGCAGAAGGCGCGCAAGGCTGTATTGAGTACTACGAAAGGCTTAATGAAAAGCGTGCCAGCTTATCCTACGACATCGACGGTATCGTTTATAAAGTGGATCAAATCGCCCAGCAGAATCAATTGGGTTTCATTGCGCGTGCGCCACGCTGGGCCATCGCCAGAAAGTTTCCCGCACAGGAAGAAATGACCCGAGTATTGGGGGTGGATTTCCAAGTCGGTCGTACCGGTGCGATTACGCCTGTGGCGCGATTAGAGCCGGTATTTGTGGGTGGCGTGACGGTTTCCAATGCGACCTTGCACAATAAAGATGAGATTGCCCGTTTGGGTGTCAAAGTGAACGATTATGTGATTGTTCATCGTGCTGGCGATGTGATCCCCAAAGTCGTGCAGGTTGTGATGGATAAACGCCCTGACAATGCCGTGGAAGTGGTGTTTCCAGCCGCGTGTCCGGTTTGTGGTTCGGATTTAGAGCAGGTCGAAGGCGAAGCGATTATTCGTTGTACTGGCGGTTTGGTCTGTGGCGCGCAACTAAAAGAATCGTTAAAGCATTTTGTATCTCGCAAAGCCATGGATATCGATGGGCTTGGCGATAAGCTGATTGAGCAGCTGGTGGATCAAGGGCTGGTTAAAACGCCGGTGGGTATTTTCACTCTCAGTGAGAAAAAAGCGACCTTATTATCGATGGAGCGCATGGGGCAAAAGTCGGTTGAGAAGCTGCTGGCTTCCATCGAAACGGCAAAAAATACGCAATACAACCGCTTCATTTATGCGTTGGGCATCCGCGAAGTAGGGGAAGCAACGGCTCGTGCGTTAACGAATTACTTCACCGAATTGGATGAATTAATGGCAGCAGACCAAGAGAGTTTGGTCGGCGTTGACGATGTTGGCCCCATCGTGGCGCAACATGTACGGCTGTTTTTTGAGCAAGCATTAAACAGAGAAACCATTCAAGGTTTGCTTGACGCTGGCGTGGTCTGGGAGAAAAAACAGCAAGCGTCTGCTGATGAGCTGCCGCTTATAGGTAAAACCTATGTTGTGACGGGGTCGTTGAGTCAACTTAGCCGTGATCAAGTAAAAGACAAATTGCAAGCGCTCGGTGCTAAAGTGAGTGGTTCCGTTTCTGCCAAAACAGATTGCTTAGTCGCCGGTGAAAAAGCCGGTTCGAAATTGACTAAGGCCCAATCTCTTAATGTACCAATCATTGATGAAGCGGGTGTCATTGCCCTGCTGAGTCAATATGGAGCGATCTAA